In Magnetococcales bacterium, a single window of DNA contains:
- the glgX gene encoding glycogen debranching protein GlgX: protein MSQWKLRVWPGQPYPLGATWDGKGVNFSLFSINAEKVELCLFDSSGMRETERILLTEYSDQAWHCYLPDVRPGQLYGYRVYGPYTPETGHRFNHHKLLLDPYARSMQGTTRWNEALFGFRHGDPEEDLSFDDRDSAPFVPKCRVIDPAFSWGENSRPRAHWLDTIIYELHVRGMTKRHMDVPERMRGTYAGLTVPAVVRHLRDLGVTAVELLPVQAFFDEWHLVKKKLTNYWGYSPIGYFAPHPRYATPGQEVEEFKTMVRVLHDAGIEVILDVVYNHTAEGSQMGPTISFRGIDNAVYYRLEPGGKRYFQNYTGCGNTLNLHHPRVLQLVMDSLRYWVEEMQVDGFRFDLAPTLARRGDGRFDADSGFFKAMLQDPVLSKVKLIAESWDLGQDGHQVGGFPPGWSEWNDRFRDGVRRYWKGDGGMVGNLASRLTGSSDAFKHAGRRPWASLNFITAHDGFTLRDLVSCNQKNNLDNLEENRDGTDNNLSWNHGEEGPSNDPAIRQLRLRQMRNFLATLFLSQGTPMMVAGDEFGRSQKCNNNAYCQDNEISWIDWEGITPEDRELQTFVQRVIALRKQHRVFRRNRYLTGGNIPGTNIRDIVWLRPDGREMVQADWENHANKALGMMISGVAGDCDRSPCGEVQGDDSYLVICNADGAEVTWTLPATQIDEEWQVQIDTSQGNGLSHGQRFTSASDYRLNSRTLAVLERVKRSVEMAPVHGGIVPLADAADDLEQLNKLAEEAGLEPGYWTLYGDWRAIPFQTMRSFLRAMGLPAENREQIVASRRQLAEEPWRRGLEPVVVVHGVGKPVIVALVVRADKIEQNIEWVLVEENGTLHSGKCLPQNLPLVAERTLEGHGLQQRHLTLPPQLNLPLGYHRLEMQGGGLVNGLAKMAVIIVPQKCYLPKTLQGKDRRTWGFSPQLFALRSQRNWGIGDFTDLRNLVEATARQGGGIIGLNPLHALFPNHPDRYSPYSPNSRAFLNPIYIDPEAIPELEQSPAARKILDKASTKSEITRLRKADMVDYPGVARIKGEVLRELYATFRKQHLKEGKNSPSERGKAFRSFQADRGDALRHLALFNVLDDHFSKGEKGVHSWNQWPIPYRRPDSPEVIRFAADNVEAVEYYQYLYWIADEQLGTVNQQAKERGMAVGLYADIALGVEVNGADFWANQDKYLGSARIGAPPDEFNPKGQDWGLPPYNPRMARIEGYQTFAKTLRATMQRAGAVRLDHVMSLTRLFWVPEGGTAADGGYVRYPFEDLLGIVNLESQRNQCLVIGEALGTVPDGFRERLGEAGILSYRLFYFERDGQGNFLDPAAYNDLSLVAVTTHDLPTFAGFWEGVDLEEKQRLDIYPTQALADRVRAERTLDRQRLLQSLAKRKLETPPSPAEGGLPPWSPELARAVYKFMAQTPGKLLMVQLEDLVGQRHQVNMPGTVNEHPNWQRKISVDLEQLFDDPRFLAMVTMLAKERPV, encoded by the coding sequence GTGAGCCAATGGAAGTTGCGTGTCTGGCCAGGTCAGCCATACCCGTTGGGAGCGACCTGGGATGGCAAGGGAGTCAATTTTTCCCTGTTTTCCATCAATGCCGAAAAAGTGGAACTCTGCCTGTTCGATTCCAGCGGCATGCGGGAAACAGAGCGAATACTTCTGACCGAATACAGCGATCAGGCGTGGCACTGCTACCTGCCGGATGTACGCCCTGGCCAACTGTATGGTTATCGGGTGTACGGTCCCTATACCCCGGAAACCGGCCATCGCTTCAATCATCACAAGCTGCTTCTGGATCCCTATGCCCGGTCCATGCAGGGCACGACCCGCTGGAATGAAGCCCTGTTCGGGTTCCGCCATGGTGACCCGGAAGAGGATCTCTCCTTCGATGACCGGGACAGCGCCCCCTTTGTTCCCAAGTGTCGGGTCATCGATCCGGCCTTCTCCTGGGGAGAAAACAGCCGCCCCCGTGCCCACTGGCTTGACACGATCATCTACGAGCTGCACGTCCGGGGCATGACCAAACGCCATATGGACGTGCCTGAACGGATGCGGGGAACCTACGCAGGTCTGACGGTTCCCGCCGTGGTGCGCCATCTGCGGGACCTGGGTGTCACCGCCGTCGAACTCCTTCCCGTCCAGGCCTTTTTCGACGAATGGCACCTGGTCAAGAAAAAATTGACCAACTATTGGGGCTACAGTCCCATCGGCTATTTCGCCCCCCATCCCCGCTATGCCACCCCCGGCCAGGAGGTGGAAGAGTTCAAAACCATGGTGCGGGTCCTGCACGATGCCGGGATCGAGGTGATCCTGGATGTGGTCTACAACCACACCGCCGAAGGGAGCCAGATGGGGCCGACCATCAGTTTCCGGGGCATCGACAACGCCGTCTACTATCGCCTGGAACCGGGCGGCAAACGCTATTTCCAGAATTACACCGGCTGCGGCAATACCCTGAATCTGCATCATCCGCGTGTCTTGCAACTGGTGATGGACTCGTTGCGTTACTGGGTCGAAGAGATGCAGGTCGATGGTTTCCGGTTCGATCTGGCACCCACCCTGGCCCGCCGGGGCGATGGCCGCTTCGATGCCGACTCCGGCTTTTTCAAGGCCATGCTCCAGGATCCGGTCCTCTCCAAGGTCAAATTGATCGCCGAATCCTGGGATCTGGGCCAGGATGGACATCAGGTGGGCGGGTTCCCACCCGGATGGTCCGAATGGAATGATCGCTTCCGGGACGGTGTGCGCCGCTATTGGAAAGGGGATGGGGGCATGGTCGGCAATCTGGCCTCCCGCCTGACCGGCTCCAGCGATGCCTTCAAACATGCCGGACGCCGCCCCTGGGCCAGCCTCAATTTCATCACCGCCCATGACGGTTTCACCCTCCGGGATCTGGTCTCCTGCAACCAGAAGAACAATCTGGACAATCTCGAAGAAAATCGCGATGGTACCGATAATAATCTGAGTTGGAATCACGGTGAGGAAGGACCCAGCAACGATCCGGCCATACGCCAGTTGCGCCTGCGCCAGATGCGTAATTTCCTGGCCACCCTCTTTCTCTCCCAGGGAACCCCCATGATGGTGGCGGGTGACGAGTTTGGCCGCTCCCAGAAATGCAACAATAATGCTTATTGTCAGGACAACGAAATCAGTTGGATCGACTGGGAAGGCATCACCCCGGAAGACCGCGAGCTGCAAACTTTCGTGCAGCGGGTCATAGCCCTGCGCAAGCAACATCGGGTCTTCCGGCGCAACCGGTACCTGACCGGTGGCAACATTCCTGGTACCAACATCCGGGATATCGTCTGGTTGCGTCCCGATGGCCGGGAAATGGTTCAGGCGGATTGGGAAAATCATGCCAACAAAGCCCTGGGAATGATGATCAGCGGTGTGGCCGGGGATTGTGATCGTTCCCCGTGCGGCGAAGTCCAGGGCGATGATTCCTACCTGGTCATCTGCAATGCCGACGGTGCCGAAGTGACCTGGACCCTGCCCGCCACCCAGATCGACGAAGAGTGGCAGGTCCAGATCGACACCAGTCAGGGCAATGGTCTGAGTCACGGCCAACGTTTTACCTCCGCAAGCGATTATCGCCTCAACTCCCGCACTCTGGCCGTCCTGGAACGGGTCAAACGGTCCGTGGAAATGGCCCCGGTGCATGGCGGGATCGTGCCGCTTGCCGACGCCGCCGATGATCTGGAACAACTCAACAAACTGGCCGAAGAGGCGGGTTTGGAACCCGGTTACTGGACGCTGTATGGCGATTGGCGGGCCATTCCGTTCCAGACCATGCGCTCCTTTCTGCGGGCCATGGGTCTGCCGGCTGAAAACCGGGAACAGATCGTGGCCAGTCGCCGCCAACTGGCCGAAGAGCCCTGGCGACGGGGCCTGGAACCCGTGGTGGTCGTGCATGGCGTCGGCAAACCAGTGATTGTTGCCCTGGTGGTGCGGGCTGACAAGATTGAACAAAATATTGAATGGGTCCTGGTCGAAGAGAATGGAACCCTCCATTCCGGAAAGTGTCTCCCGCAAAACCTCCCCCTGGTGGCGGAACGCACGCTGGAAGGTCATGGTTTGCAGCAACGGCATTTGACGCTGCCGCCCCAGCTCAATCTGCCTTTGGGGTATCACCGGCTGGAAATGCAGGGCGGTGGTCTCGTGAACGGTCTGGCCAAAATGGCCGTCATCATCGTTCCGCAAAAGTGTTACCTGCCGAAAACCTTGCAGGGCAAAGACCGGCGCACCTGGGGCTTCAGTCCGCAACTGTTTGCCTTGCGCTCACAACGCAACTGGGGGATCGGCGATTTTACGGACCTGCGCAATCTGGTCGAGGCCACGGCCCGCCAGGGGGGAGGCATCATCGGCCTCAACCCCCTCCATGCCCTTTTCCCCAACCATCCAGATCGCTACAGCCCCTATTCACCCAACAGCCGCGCCTTCCTGAATCCCATCTACATCGATCCGGAAGCCATACCGGAGTTGGAGCAATCCCCCGCCGCCCGTAAAATACTCGACAAAGCCTCCACCAAATCCGAAATCACCCGTCTGCGCAAAGCCGATATGGTGGATTATCCAGGTGTGGCAAGGATCAAGGGAGAGGTTCTCCGGGAACTGTACGCCACCTTCCGCAAACAACACCTGAAGGAGGGCAAAAATTCCCCGAGTGAACGGGGCAAGGCCTTCCGCTCCTTCCAGGCAGATCGCGGCGATGCTTTGCGCCATCTGGCCCTGTTCAATGTCCTGGATGACCATTTTTCGAAGGGAGAGAAGGGTGTCCACTCCTGGAATCAGTGGCCCATTCCCTATCGACGTCCCGATTCACCGGAGGTGATCCGGTTTGCCGCCGACAATGTCGAAGCGGTCGAGTATTACCAATATCTGTACTGGATCGCCGATGAACAATTGGGGACCGTGAATCAGCAGGCCAAAGAACGAGGCATGGCCGTGGGACTCTATGCCGACATTGCCCTGGGCGTGGAGGTCAATGGTGCCGATTTCTGGGCCAACCAGGACAAATATCTCGGCTCGGCCCGCATCGGTGCCCCACCCGATGAATTCAATCCCAAGGGCCAGGATTGGGGTCTGCCCCCCTACAACCCCCGCATGGCCCGTATCGAAGGATACCAGACGTTTGCCAAGACCCTGCGGGCCACCATGCAGAGGGCCGGGGCCGTGCGGTTGGACCATGTCATGAGTCTGACGCGCCTCTTCTGGGTCCCGGAAGGCGGCACCGCCGCCGACGGGGGGTATGTGCGCTATCCTTTCGAGGATCTTCTGGGTATCGTCAACCTGGAAAGCCAACGCAATCAGTGCCTGGTCATCGGCGAAGCCCTGGGAACCGTCCCGGATGGTTTTCGGGAACGTCTCGGTGAGGCCGGTATTCTCTCCTATCGGCTCTTCTATTTTGAACGGGATGGTCAGGGCAACTTTCTGGATCCAGCGGCTTACAATGACCTCTCCCTGGTGGCTGTCACCACCCATGACCTGCCCACTTTCGCCGGTTTCTGGGAGGGGGTTGATCTGGAAGAAAAACAGCGCCTCGACATTTATCCCACCCAGGCCCTGGCCGACCGGGTGCGTGCCGAACGGACCCTGGATCGCCAGCGTCTGCTCCAATCCCTGGCCAAACGCAAACTGGAAACACCTCCGTCCCCTGCCGAAGGTGGCCTGCCCCCCTGGTCGCCGGAACTGGCCCGGGCGGTCTATAAATTCATGGCCCAAACCCCAGGCAAGCTCCTCATGGTCCAGTTGGAGGATCTCGTCGGCCAGCGCCACCAGGTCAATATGCCCGGCACGGTCAATGAACATCCCAATTGGCAACGCAAAATTTCCGTGGATCTGGAACAATTGTTCGATGATCCACGCTTCCTGGCCATGGTCACCATGCTGGCCAAAGAGAGACCGGTCTGA
- the glgB gene encoding 1,4-alpha-glucan branching protein GlgB — protein sequence MSQIDAHIEAVVTGRCSEPFSVLGLHRVHDGTWWVSAFQPGALTITVFDWRTRKVCGSLVQRHEAGFFSGQVDTDAPFPYRLRIQFPHETIDLDDPYRYPPCLGDLDIHLISEGSHLELYNVLGAHPREMEGVAGVLFAVWAPGAQRVSVVGTFNQWDGRRHVMRRRKECGVWELFVPGLVAGELYKYEIIGGNGTLLPLKTDPLAFAMEQLPGTASIVCPEDRYEWHDSAWMANRATRNAPMSIYEVHLGSWKRKPEEGFRYLTYRELADDLIPYVKKMGFTHIELLPISEYPFDGSWGYQPIGMYAPTSRFGTPDDYRHLVDRCHQAGIGVLMDWVPGHFPTDPNGLGNFDGTCLYEHMDPRQGKHQDWNTLIYNYGRREVPNYLIANALYWVNRFHIDGLRVDAVASMLYLDYSRRPGEWIPNKYGGNENLEAIDFLRRLNILVYEKGNGAITIAEESTAYPMVSHPVYQGGLGFGYKWNMGWMHDTLLYMSKDPVYRRYHHERLTFGLLYAFSENFILSLSHDEVVHGKGSLLGKMSGDRWQKFANLRAYYAFMWTYPGKKHLFMGGEFAQDREWNHDVSLDWHLLSDPFHTGVQNLIRDLNILYKSSQPMYLRDGEPGGFEWIDCHDIEQSIISFLRRGEKPRDVTITVCNFTPVVRDRYRIGVPVEGWYRELVNTDAIDYGGSGVGNDGWVQATPDPWHGRAWSVALRLPPLGALILRPDIRVEAKT from the coding sequence ATGAGCCAGATTGATGCCCACATTGAAGCTGTGGTGACGGGGCGATGCAGTGAACCGTTCAGTGTTCTTGGTCTGCATCGGGTCCACGACGGTACCTGGTGGGTCAGCGCCTTTCAGCCGGGAGCCTTGACCATAACCGTATTTGACTGGCGGACACGCAAGGTATGTGGGTCCCTGGTCCAGCGTCATGAGGCCGGTTTTTTTTCCGGACAGGTGGATACCGACGCGCCGTTTCCCTATCGTCTGCGGATTCAGTTTCCGCACGAAACCATCGATCTGGATGATCCCTACCGGTATCCACCCTGCCTTGGCGATCTGGATATCCACCTGATCAGCGAGGGGTCACACCTGGAACTGTACAACGTTCTGGGAGCGCATCCCCGCGAGATGGAAGGCGTTGCCGGGGTTCTCTTTGCCGTCTGGGCACCCGGGGCACAACGGGTGAGTGTGGTCGGGACCTTCAACCAGTGGGATGGTCGCCGCCATGTCATGCGCCGCCGGAAAGAGTGTGGTGTCTGGGAACTGTTCGTGCCCGGTCTGGTCGCCGGAGAACTCTACAAATACGAAATCATCGGCGGCAATGGCACCCTCCTGCCCCTGAAAACCGATCCCCTGGCCTTCGCCATGGAACAGTTGCCAGGTACGGCCTCCATCGTGTGTCCCGAGGATCGTTATGAATGGCATGACAGCGCATGGATGGCCAATCGTGCCACCCGCAATGCCCCGATGTCCATCTATGAAGTCCATCTGGGGTCCTGGAAACGCAAACCCGAAGAGGGGTTCCGTTATCTGACCTATCGGGAACTGGCCGACGATCTGATCCCCTATGTCAAAAAAATGGGCTTTACGCACATTGAATTGCTGCCCATCAGCGAATATCCGTTTGATGGTTCCTGGGGATATCAACCGATTGGCATGTATGCACCCACGAGCCGCTTTGGAACCCCGGATGATTACCGCCATCTGGTGGATCGCTGCCATCAGGCCGGCATCGGCGTCCTGATGGATTGGGTCCCGGGCCATTTTCCCACCGATCCCAACGGACTGGGCAACTTTGATGGCACCTGTCTCTACGAACACATGGATCCACGCCAGGGCAAACATCAGGACTGGAATACCCTGATCTACAACTACGGACGCCGGGAAGTCCCCAATTATCTGATCGCCAATGCCCTCTATTGGGTCAACCGCTTCCATATCGATGGTCTGCGCGTGGATGCCGTGGCCTCCATGCTCTATCTGGATTACAGCCGGCGGCCAGGGGAGTGGATCCCCAACAAATACGGCGGCAATGAAAATCTGGAAGCCATCGATTTTCTCCGCCGACTCAACATTCTGGTCTACGAAAAAGGCAACGGGGCCATCACCATCGCCGAAGAGTCCACCGCCTACCCCATGGTGTCCCATCCGGTCTATCAGGGCGGGCTGGGCTTCGGGTATAAATGGAACATGGGGTGGATGCATGATACCCTGTTGTACATGTCCAAGGATCCGGTCTATCGCCGTTACCACCATGAACGCTTGACCTTCGGCCTGCTTTACGCTTTCAGCGAAAATTTCATCCTCTCCCTGTCCCACGATGAAGTGGTCCACGGCAAAGGGTCGCTGCTCGGTAAAATGTCCGGAGATCGCTGGCAAAAGTTTGCCAATCTGCGGGCCTACTATGCCTTCATGTGGACCTATCCGGGCAAGAAACACCTGTTCATGGGCGGCGAGTTTGCCCAGGATCGCGAATGGAACCACGATGTCAGCCTGGATTGGCACCTGTTGTCCGATCCGTTCCATACCGGGGTGCAAAACCTGATACGCGACCTGAATATCCTTTACAAATCAAGCCAGCCCATGTACCTCCGTGACGGTGAACCGGGCGGCTTCGAGTGGATCGACTGCCATGATATCGAACAGAGCATCATTTCCTTCTTGCGCCGGGGAGAAAAACCCCGGGATGTCACCATAACAGTCTGCAACTTTACGCCTGTGGTACGGGACCGTTACCGGATTGGGGTTCCCGTCGAAGGGTGGTATCGTGAACTGGTCAACACCGACGCCATCGATTATGGTGGCAGCGGCGTTGGCAACGATGGTTGGGTTCAGGCCACGCCTGATCCCTGGCATGGTCGGGCCTGGTCCGTGGCACTGCGGTTGCCGCCTCTGGGTGCCCTGATCCTGCGACCGGATATCCGTGTTGAAGCAAAAACATGA
- a CDS encoding DUF2326 domain-containing protein: protein MIKRVTSNHSSFRSVEFTKGFNVVLADRTKEETRKNSRNGLGKSTLIEIIHFCLGANADKEVLPREHLPDWEFSLELAIGSQQMIVTRGVENPTNFLVADVPSNWPIQPTVRKGVEAFIAREWTLLLGHFLFGLPCDTDGDSLRGPSFRSLISYFIRRRKDAYSTPFESFRKQTALNAQINNAFLLGLAWEDASEFLKIKERSRDLESIRTAIKAGVLDGFAGKLGDLETRQVRLKDLVTKEQADLESFKVHPQYEQIQTDANRLTGEIHSLVNANIVDRKMLELYKQNLSEEQPPPTDSLDRIYQDAGISLPTTALRRIEDVRHFHATIISNRHAFLAEEVERIKSAISNRETLIRKKTEENAAFMAILKTHGALEAYTQLQRRHLDMVNELNAVTSMIENHRAFESGMSEAKIAQERLHQKARRDLDERRAIRERAISLFNEYSQHLYSAPGNLVVDVGSNGFRFDVEIERSGSGGVDNMKIFCYDLMLARLWAEQSVSPRVLIHDSMIFDGVDERQRARALELAAQESEAHGFQYICTLNSDMTPEKELSPGFSLSNFIRLRLTDEDVKGSLLGVRF from the coding sequence ATGATCAAGAGAGTCACATCCAATCACTCCTCGTTTCGAAGCGTTGAGTTTACCAAAGGGTTCAACGTGGTGTTGGCCGATAGGACAAAAGAAGAAACCAGGAAGAACTCCCGGAACGGCCTTGGCAAATCAACTCTGATCGAGATCATTCACTTCTGCCTTGGAGCCAATGCGGACAAGGAAGTTCTGCCCAGAGAACATTTGCCCGATTGGGAATTCTCCCTGGAATTGGCCATTGGCTCACAACAGATGATCGTGACCAGGGGAGTGGAGAACCCGACCAATTTCCTGGTTGCCGATGTTCCATCCAACTGGCCGATCCAACCGACGGTTCGGAAAGGCGTCGAAGCCTTTATCGCCAGGGAATGGACTCTGCTGCTCGGGCATTTTCTGTTCGGATTGCCTTGTGACACTGATGGTGATTCTCTGCGTGGTCCATCCTTTCGCAGCCTGATTTCCTATTTCATTCGTCGTCGCAAAGATGCCTATTCCACCCCATTTGAATCATTCCGAAAACAAACAGCGTTGAATGCCCAAATCAATAATGCCTTTCTCCTTGGACTGGCTTGGGAAGACGCCTCGGAATTTCTGAAAATCAAGGAACGAAGCAGGGATCTGGAATCCATCAGAACCGCCATCAAGGCAGGAGTATTGGATGGCTTCGCTGGAAAGCTCGGTGATTTGGAAACTCGTCAAGTCCGATTGAAGGATCTGGTCACAAAAGAACAAGCGGATCTGGAGTCGTTCAAAGTTCATCCTCAATATGAGCAGATCCAGACCGACGCCAACAGATTGACCGGAGAAATTCATTCACTGGTGAATGCCAACATCGTTGATCGAAAAATGCTCGAACTGTACAAGCAGAATTTGTCCGAGGAGCAACCACCACCAACAGATTCTCTGGATCGGATCTATCAGGATGCGGGCATATCCCTGCCGACGACAGCGCTGCGCAGAATCGAGGATGTCCGCCACTTCCACGCAACGATCATTTCCAATCGGCACGCCTTCCTGGCTGAAGAGGTGGAACGCATCAAAAGCGCCATATCAAATCGAGAAACCCTGATTCGGAAAAAAACCGAGGAAAACGCCGCATTCATGGCGATCTTGAAAACCCATGGCGCATTGGAGGCATATACGCAGCTGCAACGACGCCATCTGGATATGGTGAACGAGTTGAACGCGGTCACCTCGATGATCGAAAATCACCGGGCTTTTGAATCGGGGATGAGCGAGGCCAAGATTGCCCAAGAACGTTTGCATCAGAAAGCCAGACGGGATCTTGATGAGCGAAGAGCCATCCGGGAAAGGGCCATCAGTCTGTTCAACGAATATTCGCAGCATTTGTACTCGGCTCCCGGAAATCTGGTCGTTGACGTTGGATCCAATGGGTTCAGGTTTGATGTTGAGATTGAACGTTCGGGAAGCGGCGGCGTCGATAATATGAAGATCTTCTGCTACGACCTGATGCTTGCCCGTCTGTGGGCGGAACAATCAGTTTCTCCTCGGGTTCTGATCCATGACAGCATGATTTTTGATGGCGTTGATGAACGTCAACGCGCCCGCGCTCTTGAATTGGCAGCTCAAGAATCGGAAGCGCATGGTTTTCAATACATCTGTACCCTCAATAGCGACATGACCCCAGAGAAGGAGTTATCGCCAGGATTCAGTTTGTCGAATTTCATCCGGCTGCGTCTGACGGATGAAGATGTGAAAGGCTCCTTGCTGGGAGTACGGTTCTGA
- a CDS encoding HNH endonuclease encodes MNRQRKELPPAEIKKLYGRSGNRCAFADCRRELVLEATDADPTKQIGERSHIVGHSDDGPRGDPGFPRDQLDTYENSILLCPACHAQVDAQFNTYTVDRLRTIKADHERWVKKSLAAAMPSVGFPELEVVAKAIASPPSTPTDDFTITAPREKMAKNRLTSNVGQLITMGMVRSQEVSGYLQNMSTFDPDFPERLKSGFLTAYQGFQAQNLDDDALFEALLEFASGGDMAFKRRAAGLAVLVYLFESCEVFEK; translated from the coding sequence ATGAATAGGCAAAGGAAAGAACTACCACCGGCAGAAATCAAAAAGCTCTATGGTCGTTCCGGCAACCGGTGCGCGTTTGCTGACTGTCGGCGGGAATTGGTGTTGGAGGCGACAGATGCGGATCCCACCAAGCAGATCGGTGAAAGATCCCATATCGTCGGCCACAGTGATGACGGTCCCCGGGGAGATCCCGGCTTTCCTCGAGACCAGTTGGATACCTACGAAAATTCGATCCTGTTATGCCCGGCTTGCCACGCCCAAGTGGATGCACAGTTCAACACTTATACCGTAGACAGGCTCAGAACCATCAAGGCGGATCATGAACGGTGGGTCAAAAAGTCATTGGCGGCGGCCATGCCCAGCGTCGGATTCCCGGAACTGGAGGTTGTTGCCAAAGCTATTGCCTCTCCACCCAGCACCCCAACGGACGATTTCACGATCACCGCTCCTCGGGAGAAGATGGCCAAGAATCGGCTGACCAGCAATGTCGGACAGTTGATCACCATGGGTATGGTCCGGAGTCAGGAGGTGTCTGGTTATTTACAGAACATGTCCACCTTCGACCCGGATTTTCCCGAACGTCTCAAGTCTGGATTCCTGACGGCCTATCAAGGCTTCCAGGCGCAGAACCTGGACGATGACGCCCTGTTTGAAGCCTTGCTGGAGTTTGCCAGTGGCGGCGACATGGCTTTTAAACGACGGGCGGCAGGACTGGCTGTTCTTGTGTATTTGTTTGAAAGCTGCGAGGTGTTCGAGAAATGA
- a CDS encoding nucleotidyltransferase domain-containing protein, with product MGMTGLDIKPEQMTTLQSLLRRFLPGVTLWVYGSRVKGTARTYSDLDLVVFTSPDQRSLVLELKEALDESNLPFPADVLVWDDLPASFHRNIEEKYMVVQEGNGKASDQHILIRVRDAEKAVESAR from the coding sequence ATGGGAATGACCGGCCTGGACATCAAGCCAGAGCAAATGACGACGTTACAGTCGCTGTTACGCCGTTTTCTGCCCGGCGTGACGCTATGGGTCTATGGTTCCCGTGTGAAGGGAACTGCTCGGACCTACTCCGATCTGGATCTGGTGGTCTTCACCTCGCCTGACCAACGTTCCCTGGTCTTGGAACTCAAGGAAGCCCTGGACGAAAGCAACCTTCCATTCCCGGCGGATGTGTTGGTCTGGGATGACCTGCCCGCAAGTTTCCATCGCAATATTGAAGAAAAGTATATGGTGGTGCAGGAGGGAAACGGAAAGGCCTCGGATCAGCATATCCTTATCCGGGTTCGCGACGCCGAAAAAGCGGTGGAGTCGGCACGATGA
- a CDS encoding nucleotidyltransferase substrate binding protein, producing the protein MIDYDKLKKALQHLELQYANHQRVPHRPELTEIDREGIAESVIQRFETCYDTLWKDLKRHMVEVLGLPEVPNSPKPTLRLAGQNDLLPSPVEQWLQYADARIGTSHDYSGDKAVQALAVMETFIADAIGLYRTMTGTPWE; encoded by the coding sequence ATGATCGACTACGACAAGCTCAAGAAGGCACTCCAACACCTGGAACTGCAATACGCCAACCATCAACGGGTGCCACATCGGCCTGAACTCACGGAGATTGACCGCGAGGGCATTGCGGAGTCGGTGATCCAGCGGTTCGAGACCTGTTACGATACCCTGTGGAAGGATCTCAAGCGTCACATGGTGGAAGTTCTGGGACTGCCGGAGGTTCCCAACAGCCCGAAACCCACCCTCCGGCTGGCGGGGCAGAACGATCTGCTGCCTTCCCCGGTGGAGCAGTGGCTGCAGTACGCCGACGCCCGCATCGGCACCAGCCACGACTACAGCGGCGACAAGGCTGTCCAAGCGCTGGCGGTCATGGAGACGTTCATCGCCGATGCCATCGGTCTTTATCGGACAATGACGGGAACTCCATGGGAATGA